From Tsuneonella aeria, one genomic window encodes:
- the virB11 gene encoding P-type DNA transfer ATPase VirB11 encodes MTADIHALPGAEGSGAAERSVYLDAYLAPFAHWLARDTVTEILVNRPGEVWIEDASAGGMQRVQAPEIDDRLIQRLAEQVARVSHQGINREHPLLGATLPGGARVQFCGPPAARSHWAMAIRRHRRLDLPLDAYDTGPLAPADAANLPDPQARPVDFLRAAIRQRRTILISGGTSTGKTTFLNAMLGEIPRHERVILVEDTPELRLPGENGVGLVAVKGELGEAKVTPNELLQAALRLRPDRIVLGELRGAESVSFLRAINTGHPGSFSTIHANSLRGALDQLALMVMQTGIGLTRSDTIAYAASVIDVIVQLGRDANGKRGIAQIAETATLV; translated from the coding sequence GTGACGGCGGACATCCACGCGCTGCCGGGCGCCGAAGGCAGCGGCGCCGCGGAACGCAGCGTCTATCTCGACGCCTACCTCGCGCCGTTCGCTCACTGGCTGGCGCGCGACACGGTGACCGAGATCCTGGTCAACCGGCCGGGCGAGGTGTGGATCGAGGATGCCAGCGCCGGCGGCATGCAGCGGGTCCAGGCGCCGGAGATCGACGACCGGTTGATCCAGCGGCTGGCCGAACAGGTCGCCCGGGTCAGCCACCAGGGCATCAACCGCGAACATCCGCTGCTCGGCGCCACGCTTCCGGGCGGCGCGCGCGTGCAGTTCTGCGGGCCCCCGGCGGCGCGCAGCCATTGGGCGATGGCGATCCGGCGCCACCGCCGACTGGACCTGCCGCTCGACGCCTATGACACGGGCCCGCTGGCGCCGGCGGATGCGGCGAACCTGCCCGATCCGCAGGCGCGGCCCGTCGATTTCCTGCGGGCCGCCATTCGCCAGCGCCGGACCATCCTGATCTCCGGCGGCACGAGCACGGGCAAGACGACGTTCCTCAACGCCATGCTGGGCGAAATCCCGCGGCACGAGCGCGTGATCCTGGTGGAGGACACGCCCGAACTGCGGCTTCCGGGCGAAAACGGCGTCGGTCTCGTCGCGGTGAAGGGCGAGCTGGGCGAGGCCAAGGTGACGCCGAACGAACTGCTCCAGGCCGCACTGCGCCTGCGGCCCGACCGCATCGTGCTGGGCGAGCTGCGTGGGGCGGAAAGCGTGAGCTTCCTGCGCGCGATCAACACCGGGCATCCCGGCAGCTTCTCCACCATCCACGCCAACAGCCTGCGCGGGGCGCTCGATCAGCTTGCCCTGATGGTGATGCAGACGGGCATCGGCCTCACCCGCAGCGACACGATCGCCTACGCCGCCAGCGTGATCGACGTGATCGTGCAACTGGGCCGTGACGCCAACGGCAAGCGCGGTATCGCCCAGATCGCGGAGACCGCGACACTGGTCTGA
- a CDS encoding mechanosensitive ion channel family protein produces the protein MIPATATVEEARTAVGTFFGLPPLTSADLGNLAVAAAIVVVVVLIDRLVGNRVGRWLEQAVVPRFAESEHKVPLASDHAARAVAAVLTMAFLTIAAAGHDWPPYSSLLFDLAIPLAAAVAARRIALALNVSPSAALAIAAVCGFWVLSSRYDQLEWVQRSLDGFALSFGETRFSLLDLLSVGFAGVVLYALVRIANRGARAFIRTRPNLDITQSLLAEKVAAVGIVVLAIFLAIDMLGIDPTALSIFSGGIGLGLGFGLQKIFSNLASGFILLMDRSIKPGDVIVVGDAVGEVKKIGTRAVSVITRDGKEHLVPNELLMTERVENWNYSSRDVRIRMSLQVSYDSDLDLVEGLIHDATRESPRVLNAPRPAVRITNISENGIKLEIRFWISDPEDGLGNIQSEIYRRILAKFRENDIVMPNPGQEIAIVKLPEISIRRMDES, from the coding sequence ATGATTCCCGCAACAGCGACGGTTGAGGAGGCGAGGACCGCGGTCGGCACGTTCTTCGGGCTGCCGCCTCTCACGTCGGCCGACCTCGGCAATCTTGCGGTGGCGGCGGCCATCGTCGTGGTGGTGGTCCTGATCGACCGGCTGGTCGGCAACCGGGTGGGCCGGTGGCTCGAGCAGGCAGTGGTTCCCCGGTTCGCGGAATCCGAGCACAAGGTGCCGCTGGCGAGCGACCATGCGGCCCGGGCGGTCGCGGCGGTGCTGACGATGGCGTTCCTGACGATCGCTGCCGCCGGCCATGACTGGCCCCCGTATTCGAGCCTGCTGTTCGACCTTGCGATTCCGCTCGCCGCCGCGGTCGCGGCGCGGCGCATCGCGCTGGCGCTCAACGTCTCGCCCAGCGCCGCCCTGGCGATCGCGGCCGTCTGCGGGTTCTGGGTGCTCAGCAGCCGGTACGATCAGCTGGAATGGGTCCAGCGCTCGCTCGACGGGTTCGCGCTGTCGTTCGGCGAAACCCGGTTCTCCCTCCTCGACCTGCTCAGCGTCGGCTTTGCCGGGGTTGTCCTCTACGCGCTGGTCCGGATCGCCAATCGCGGGGCCAGGGCGTTCATCCGCACGCGCCCCAATCTCGACATCACGCAAAGCCTGCTTGCGGAAAAAGTCGCGGCCGTGGGAATCGTGGTGCTGGCCATCTTCCTTGCCATCGACATGCTGGGCATCGATCCGACCGCGCTGTCGATCTTTTCGGGCGGGATCGGCCTCGGGCTCGGATTCGGATTGCAGAAGATATTCAGCAACCTGGCCTCGGGGTTCATTCTCCTGATGGATCGGTCGATCAAGCCGGGAGACGTGATCGTCGTCGGCGACGCGGTCGGCGAGGTCAAAAAGATCGGCACGCGTGCCGTTTCCGTGATCACGCGCGACGGCAAGGAACACCTCGTCCCCAACGAACTGCTGATGACCGAGCGGGTGGAAAACTGGAACTATTCCTCGCGCGATGTCCGCATCCGCATGTCGCTCCAAGTGAGTTACGACAGCGATCTCGATCTCGTGGAGGGCCTGATCCACGATGCCACGCGGGAAAGCCCGCGCGTGCTCAATGCTCCCAGGCCCGCGGTCCGCATCACCAATATAAGCGAAAACGGCATCAAGCTGGAAATCCGCTTCTGGATCAGCGACCCGGAAGACGGCCTGGGCAACATCCAGAGCGAGATTTACCGCAGGATCCTGGCGAAGTTCCGCGAGAATGACATCGTCATGCCCAACCCCGGGCAGGAAATCGCGATCGTGAAGCTGCCGGAGATTTCGATCAGGCGCATGGACGAAAGCTAG